Genomic DNA from Peribacillus simplex NBRC 15720 = DSM 1321:
AATTAGAAAATGACATGTATAAACTGTTTCCGAATTCAGGTGCATCAACTGTTTCTGTACTTAACCAGGTTTGACTAATTATCAAACCTCCAGAATGCACCGTTCCCCATACAAAAATTAATACAATCATAGGTATTGTATACGTACCAGCGAAGTTAATAAATCCGTACACGATAAGATAAATAAATGGATATAACATAACTGTACGCACTAAATTTTTTTGCAGTAAATTACTGAACAAGAAATTACCTACTAGTCCAAACAACCCAAAAAGCATTAATAAAATACTTATCCAAGCTCCTTGCACATGACTAATTTGTGTCACATATTCAGCAAAATAGCTATAAACAGAAAACATAGTAGCAAAAACAAACATTACAGTTAACAAATTTAACCATACTGGTAGTTTACCTAAAATAGAAAATTGTTTTCCATAAGACAATTTCTCTTCGACTGGCATAGTTGGCATAAAAAAAGCAATTCCTAAGAAAGATACTGCACTCACCGATGCACAAAATAAGAAAGCAGTTTGTAAAGAAAATTGATCGGCTAACAATGAAGTTACAGGTACGCCTAACACTAAGCCTAATGTAACTCCTGCGAATACTTTAGCACTTGCCTTTCCCTTCTGTTCAGAAGGAGCTAATTTTACAGCGACTGAAATAGCTAAAGAAATTAACAATGCAAGAAATAATGCTGGGATTATTCTAAATAAAAGAGTTAATCCAAAGCTTGAAGAATAAGCATTGACTGTATTTGCAATAGTTAGAATGAACATAATAAATAATAATGATCCTTTTCGGTTAAAACCTGAAACAATTAACGTGACGAAAGGTCCGAAAAGCGCTACAACTAAAGCAAATATACTAACTAATATACCAGCTTGCGATGTTGTAATTTGAAATTTCTCTGTAATTTGTGGTAGTACACCTACAATACCCATCTCATTTGTTATGGCAGCAAAAACACTTAAAACTAAGATAAATATTACTACTCCATTTTTTTTCATTTTAAAACTCCTTCCTAAAATTCGATAAATCAAAATTGAACGTAAATTAAATAATTTTATTAAAAAGAATTAAAGGTCCCTTAGTACGCACAGTATTTCTACTTTAGCAACTTTTCATTTCTTCTCTCTTTTCTTCCTTTAACTAACTCCACTCATTACCCTAATCATCTGGTTCTTTGCTCACTCTCATATAGTGAATGTGCATGCACATGCATTTATATAGATGTTTAGTTACTTTTAGAAATAGTCTTTGAAACCTCATTTTTTTAACATACTCATTACCAATTGATTGAATAAGTACAATTGCAACGTCTTGGCTTGGTGAGTAATTAGATATTCATTAGGGTCACCTTTTAATTCTACAGAAACATCTATTTTTCCAGTTGGTTCAATTTTGCAAGATAAACCAATAGATAAGTTTCTTTTATCTATTAGAACCACTGATTCCACAGCATTCGCCACATTGGAATAACTAAACGTTCTCTATCCTCGAAATTCATTTCAGTTTCAATATCATCTTATATATATATCTAGAAACATAGATATAAAAAGATAAATTAGC
This window encodes:
- a CDS encoding MFS transporter, translated to MKKNGVVIFILVLSVFAAITNEMGIVGVLPQITEKFQITTSQAGILVSIFALVVALFGPFVTLIVSGFNRKGSLLFIMFILTIANTVNAYSSSFGLTLLFRIIPALFLALLISLAISVAVKLAPSEQKGKASAKVFAGVTLGLVLGVPVTSLLADQFSLQTAFLFCASVSAVSFLGIAFFMPTMPVEEKLSYGKQFSILGKLPVWLNLLTVMFVFATMFSVYSYFAEYVTQISHVQGAWISILLMLFGLFGLVGNFLFSNLLQKNLVRTVMLYPFIYLIVYGFINFAGTYTIPMIVLIFVWGTVHSGGLIISQTWLSTETVDAPEFGNSLYMSFSNFGITIGSSLAGWFISQFGTGSLLLSGMLFAILAALTIVLKLSLFRNISLENHSY